One region of Arthrobacter sp. StoSoilB22 genomic DNA includes:
- a CDS encoding VCBS repeat-containing protein: protein MRVTTVTPGFTSVSAESEPYLFVTSGPIAVSGKPWINSALKASFDVSSIKGIPVGTTPKVEFFWLTNSTSYSAGTGLPPGVDYVVKDADGGGTVRVTAVVSLGGKVVGRFVSDSTEYVTNPAPSRNYVNREVSDFLMARTSDGRLWMWGRNFGAFPKEIGTGWNVFDKIFSPGDFNEDGHADVLARKPSGELWMYPADGQYWWKPASLVGVGWQGMTELIAPGDFDSDGHDDVLARNRDGRLLLYPGNGKGGWLAPRQVGAGWNMFNRVFSTGDFDGDSHADILATNAGGQLFLYSSNGKGGWLGSKVIGSGWQSFKGVFSAGDRDYDGWTDIYGIDGAGYMYLYPFKSGSWKPRTLVGADWDVFTALF, encoded by the coding sequence TTGCGCGTCACAACGGTAACCCCGGGGTTCACATCGGTATCCGCGGAATCGGAGCCCTATCTGTTCGTCACGAGCGGCCCGATCGCTGTCTCAGGGAAGCCCTGGATCAACTCCGCATTGAAGGCAAGTTTTGACGTCTCGTCCATCAAGGGCATCCCGGTCGGCACGACTCCCAAGGTGGAATTTTTTTGGCTTACTAACTCCACGTCGTATTCCGCTGGCACGGGGCTTCCCCCTGGCGTGGACTATGTTGTCAAAGACGCAGACGGCGGAGGAACTGTGCGCGTCACAGCCGTTGTTTCGCTTGGAGGCAAAGTTGTAGGCCGTTTCGTCAGTGATTCCACTGAATATGTGACTAATCCGGCCCCGTCTCGGAACTATGTCAATCGGGAAGTCAGCGACTTTCTGATGGCCCGGACTAGTGACGGCAGGCTCTGGATGTGGGGCCGCAACTTCGGAGCGTTCCCCAAGGAGATTGGAACGGGTTGGAACGTCTTTGACAAGATTTTCTCTCCCGGGGACTTCAATGAGGACGGGCACGCCGATGTGCTGGCCCGGAAGCCCTCCGGAGAACTGTGGATGTACCCCGCTGACGGTCAATACTGGTGGAAACCGGCTTCGTTGGTGGGCGTTGGTTGGCAGGGCATGACTGAACTCATTGCTCCCGGCGATTTTGACTCGGACGGCCACGATGACGTCCTGGCCAGAAACCGGGACGGCAGGCTGCTCCTCTACCCGGGTAACGGCAAAGGTGGCTGGCTGGCTCCACGGCAAGTCGGTGCTGGCTGGAACATGTTCAACAGGGTCTTCTCAACAGGCGACTTTGACGGAGACTCGCACGCCGACATCCTCGCCACGAATGCGGGTGGCCAGTTGTTCCTCTATTCCTCCAATGGCAAGGGTGGTTGGCTTGGCTCGAAGGTGATCGGCTCGGGTTGGCAGTCCTTCAAGGGCGTGTTCAGCGCCGGCGACCGGGACTACGACGGCTGGACCGACATTTACGGAATCGACGGCGCGGGGTACATGTATCTCTACCCCTTCAAGTCGGGAAGCTGGAAACCCCGGACTTTGGTTGGCGCCGACTGGGACGTCTTCACCGCATTGTTCTAA
- a CDS encoding type 1 glutamine amidotransferase domain-containing protein, with product MSEHNIAGKKVAFLLTDGVEQVELTSPWQAVKDAGGEPTLVAPSKGKLQGFNGVEKGDTFDVDLAVADANASDFDALVLPGGVVNADNLRVDKDAQNFTRAFFEQHKPVASICHGPWIFIDAGVIKGRNVTSFHTLQSDLKNAGANWSDEEVVCDQGLVTSRNPDDLPAFNSKLVEEISEGQHAGQTA from the coding sequence ATGTCAGAACACAACATCGCAGGCAAGAAGGTCGCATTCCTGTTGACGGACGGCGTGGAGCAGGTGGAACTCACCAGCCCATGGCAGGCCGTCAAGGACGCGGGCGGCGAGCCAACGCTCGTGGCCCCATCCAAGGGAAAGCTCCAAGGCTTCAATGGCGTGGAGAAGGGTGACACCTTCGACGTCGATCTTGCCGTGGCCGACGCAAACGCCTCCGATTTCGACGCGCTGGTTCTCCCGGGCGGCGTCGTCAACGCGGATAACCTCCGAGTGGACAAGGACGCCCAAAACTTCACGCGCGCGTTCTTCGAACAGCACAAGCCGGTTGCATCGATCTGCCACGGCCCATGGATTTTCATCGACGCCGGCGTCATCAAGGGCCGCAACGTCACCTCGTTCCACACGCTCCAGTCGGACCTGAAGAATGCAGGCGCCAACTGGAGTGATGAGGAAGTGGTGTGCGACCAAGGCCTGGTCACCAGCCGCAACCCGGACGACCTGCCGGCCTTCAACAGCAAGCTCGTGGAGGAAATCTCCGAGGGCCAGCACGCAGGCCAGACCGCTTAG
- a CDS encoding DUF5937 family protein translates to MLKYELSDADLGGVRFGISPLCELGLSLRAIRDPSHYPLQLPWLRRTEEARSRLDLDGLLALVDDRLWTPDFLNPRPESPLTRIDDEFAALEQISATQFHGDLIRVHGAVPSIFSGPVAPAIRRMVRILREFWDTCFAPHWLRMRTILEADIVYRGRQIAQGGLFTMLNDLSYAVEFDGRVISVRLKNPASRTEKTDGLGLTLVPTMFTRRASAPVNHGDPPLLMYPARGQGAMWEAERVTNPAAIVAVLGEVRTSLLTALAAPASSTELGLRFGVTTSAVNQHLRVLRDAGLVTSTRYGRSVLYFRSELGASLLLG, encoded by the coding sequence ATGTTGAAGTACGAGTTGTCAGACGCAGATCTGGGCGGCGTGCGCTTTGGCATCTCGCCTCTCTGTGAACTTGGACTGTCCCTCAGGGCTATCCGCGACCCGAGCCATTATCCACTTCAGCTGCCTTGGCTGCGCCGGACGGAAGAGGCCCGCTCACGCTTGGACTTGGATGGATTGCTGGCCTTGGTGGATGACCGATTGTGGACACCGGACTTCCTGAACCCGCGGCCCGAGTCCCCACTTACGCGGATCGACGACGAATTTGCGGCATTGGAGCAGATTTCGGCCACCCAATTTCATGGGGACCTGATCCGGGTGCACGGCGCAGTTCCGTCCATCTTTTCCGGCCCTGTTGCTCCAGCTATCCGGCGAATGGTCCGGATCCTCAGGGAGTTCTGGGACACCTGCTTCGCACCCCATTGGCTGCGCATGCGCACCATTTTGGAAGCGGACATCGTCTACCGCGGCCGGCAGATCGCGCAGGGTGGGTTGTTTACTATGCTGAACGACTTGTCCTACGCTGTGGAATTCGACGGTCGCGTGATTTCCGTGCGGTTGAAGAACCCGGCGTCGAGGACCGAGAAAACCGACGGCCTGGGGTTGACCTTGGTTCCCACCATGTTCACCCGCAGGGCTTCTGCTCCCGTGAACCATGGCGATCCACCGCTGCTGATGTACCCGGCTCGGGGCCAAGGTGCCATGTGGGAGGCGGAGCGGGTCACGAATCCGGCCGCGATAGTGGCCGTGTTGGGTGAGGTTCGGACCAGTCTGCTCACGGCCCTTGCTGCCCCGGCCTCGTCCACCGAGCTGGGCCTACGCTTTGGCGTCACAACGTCCGCCGTAAATCAGCATCTTAGGGTGCTCCGGGACGCCGGACTGGTGACCTCAACCCGTTACGGCCGCAGCGTGCTCTACTTCAGGAGCGAACTTGGCGCGTCGTTGCTGTTGGGGTGA
- a CDS encoding DUF2975 domain-containing protein gives MGKLTILALRVVIAMVVAGSLFVQVRMVPLLSGDLVEAGAPDGPRIALLAIVVLGILCVQVVAVCVWRLLTMVRRGTVFSHRAFRFVDVIFGAIAIAALLMFGIAVILAPGEIAPGVVLLICGAALLIGGVALVVLVMRTLLAQAVARDAEAEHLRSELDEVI, from the coding sequence ATGGGAAAGCTGACAATCCTCGCCTTGCGGGTAGTAATCGCGATGGTGGTGGCGGGTTCATTGTTCGTTCAGGTGCGGATGGTCCCGCTGCTCTCCGGCGACCTCGTTGAGGCTGGCGCCCCGGATGGTCCCCGCATTGCGCTGCTCGCCATCGTGGTCCTGGGTATTCTGTGCGTCCAGGTGGTGGCGGTCTGCGTGTGGCGTTTGCTGACCATGGTGCGCCGCGGGACGGTGTTCTCCCACAGGGCCTTCCGGTTTGTGGACGTCATTTTTGGAGCCATCGCAATCGCCGCGTTACTGATGTTTGGCATCGCAGTGATCCTGGCGCCCGGTGAGATTGCCCCTGGCGTCGTGCTGCTGATCTGTGGAGCGGCGTTGTTGATCGGGGGAGTGGCCCTGGTGGTGCTGGTGATGCGAACCCTCCTCGCCCAAGCCGTAGCCCGGGACGCAGAAGCGGAGCATCTCCGGTCCGAGCTGGACGAGGTGATCTGA
- a CDS encoding MFS transporter: MTNSPADTAPAQQHGLRVALSDPTLKILASAILVATVGRGIFLTLTVLYFSRFVGLSALEIATILTASSGVGVATSYIGGRLADHFSARRLLVGMVAIEGLAIASYTFAGNFSTAVVIACIAVGVNRGANATRSAIIARAFDGPNRVNARAVLRTITNLGIAVGGMIAGLALLAGTADAFRGMMLCAGVVYILSALYLRRLPQHVDAPRRDPATPAPKRGISPFRDRRYVLLTVLSGIFGMQFGLAEMGVPLWISQDTSAPEVLISVILVINTLCVVLLQVPLSRGTDHPRRAGKIVLTGGVLMALACVLYASAGGAPAIAAIALLCGAALLHAFAEILSQAGAWGLSFELANPLQAGAYQGMFGMGSALGAMLAPLVVTATVVEHGALGWGILGAVFLATAAGTWLIARKASTTAEVA; the protein is encoded by the coding sequence GTGACTAATTCCCCCGCAGATACCGCACCGGCTCAACAGCACGGCCTCCGCGTCGCACTCTCAGATCCCACCCTCAAGATCCTTGCTTCTGCCATCCTCGTAGCCACAGTGGGCCGCGGTATCTTCCTCACGTTGACAGTGCTGTACTTCAGCCGCTTCGTCGGATTGAGCGCCTTAGAAATCGCCACGATTCTCACTGCGTCCAGCGGGGTCGGCGTTGCCACGTCGTATATCGGCGGTCGACTCGCCGACCACTTTTCAGCCCGTCGACTCCTGGTGGGCATGGTCGCCATCGAAGGTCTCGCGATCGCAAGCTATACATTCGCCGGGAACTTCAGCACCGCCGTCGTGATTGCCTGCATCGCAGTGGGAGTAAACCGGGGCGCGAATGCCACGCGTTCCGCGATCATCGCCCGGGCGTTCGACGGCCCAAACCGCGTGAATGCGCGCGCAGTCCTCCGCACCATCACCAACCTGGGCATTGCCGTTGGAGGCATGATTGCCGGACTCGCACTGTTGGCCGGAACCGCCGACGCATTTCGGGGAATGATGCTGTGCGCCGGCGTGGTCTACATCCTGAGTGCGCTGTACTTGCGCCGCCTCCCCCAGCACGTAGATGCACCGCGCCGCGATCCCGCCACCCCTGCACCGAAGCGCGGAATCTCCCCCTTCAGGGACCGTCGCTACGTACTGCTGACCGTGCTGTCCGGTATTTTCGGCATGCAGTTCGGGCTCGCCGAGATGGGCGTTCCTTTGTGGATTTCACAGGACACCAGCGCGCCAGAGGTCCTGATATCGGTCATCCTTGTCATCAACACCCTGTGTGTCGTCCTGCTGCAAGTGCCGCTCTCCCGGGGCACCGACCACCCTCGCCGTGCAGGAAAGATCGTGCTGACTGGTGGGGTGCTCATGGCTCTGGCCTGCGTGCTCTACGCCTCGGCGGGCGGGGCGCCGGCCATCGCCGCCATCGCCCTGCTGTGCGGCGCTGCCCTCCTGCATGCGTTCGCGGAAATCCTCTCACAAGCGGGAGCCTGGGGACTTAGCTTCGAGCTCGCCAATCCACTCCAAGCCGGCGCTTACCAAGGGATGTTCGGTATGGGATCGGCGCTGGGCGCCATGCTCGCACCGCTGGTGGTGACCGCCACCGTCGTCGAACATGGCGCGCTGGGCTGGGGCATCCTGGGTGCCGTCTTCCTTGCGACGGCGGCGGGAACCTGGCTGATAGCCCGAAAGGCATCAACGACGGCGGAAGTCGCCTAA
- a CDS encoding dihydrofolate reductase family protein: MRKVTAGLFHSVDGVVQDPFKFQFGSFDDELGTGLTKMINTVDTVVLGRVSYQEWAGYWPNAQQDDDFAAFINPIEKFVASRTLTEPLEWENSHLIEGDVEQFVTELKSRDGGEIAVCGSISLVRQLLFAGILDELTLMTHPVVAGSGRRLFEDGDPLHRLVLENQYATSKGNVVSTYSLRKD, from the coding sequence ATGCGCAAAGTCACCGCTGGCCTTTTCCACTCAGTGGACGGCGTAGTTCAGGACCCCTTCAAGTTCCAGTTCGGCAGCTTCGACGACGAACTCGGTACGGGACTCACCAAGATGATCAACACCGTGGACACCGTGGTGTTGGGCCGTGTCAGCTACCAGGAATGGGCCGGATATTGGCCGAACGCGCAGCAAGACGACGACTTTGCAGCCTTCATCAACCCGATCGAGAAGTTCGTTGCATCCCGAACCCTCACCGAACCCCTTGAATGGGAGAACTCGCACCTGATCGAGGGTGATGTTGAGCAGTTCGTCACCGAGCTGAAGTCGCGGGACGGCGGCGAAATCGCGGTCTGCGGCAGCATTTCCCTGGTCCGCCAGCTGCTATTTGCAGGCATCCTGGACGAACTCACCCTGATGACGCACCCGGTGGTGGCCGGCAGCGGGCGACGACTTTTTGAAGACGGCGATCCCCTGCACCGGCTCGTCCTCGAGAATCAGTACGCCACCAGCAAGGGCAACGTGGTCAGCACGTACAGCTTGCGAAAAGACTGA
- a CDS encoding GH1 family beta-glucosidase, whose protein sequence is MPFEATTYPAITPFNRVWPKGFLWGSATAAAQVEGASHEGGKEDSVWDAFARVPGAIANGENLKDAVQHYHRMPQDVRIMKELGLDSYRFSTSWSRVRPGGRAANAEGLDFYSRLVDELLDAGILPWLTLYHWDLPQALEEKGGWANRDTAYRFVDYANDVYSALGDRVQHWTTFNEPFCSSLLGYAAGVHAPGRQEPEAAVAAIHHQHLAHGLVVNELRSRGAQQLGITLNLSNSIPRDPSDPVDLDAARRFDSLQNRIFLDPILRGVYPEDTLNDLEQFGIRDVIKPGDLKIIGAPIDFLGVNHYHDDLISGHPTDEHGDGHSGGATRPTSSCWIGSEDIAFPSRGLPRTAMNWEVNPDGLRKLLVRLGEEYPTLPPLYITENGAAYHDVVSPDGAVHDAERTQFVLDHITAVGEALDQGADVRGYFVWSLLDNFEWSWGYGKRFGVVRVDYDTFERTVKDSGLAYSRVIASAKASADATVNA, encoded by the coding sequence ATGCCATTCGAAGCAACAACCTACCCAGCGATCACTCCCTTTAACAGGGTGTGGCCCAAGGGCTTCCTTTGGGGCTCGGCCACCGCCGCAGCCCAGGTGGAAGGTGCCAGCCACGAGGGCGGCAAGGAAGATTCCGTGTGGGACGCTTTCGCCCGCGTTCCGGGCGCCATTGCCAACGGTGAAAACTTGAAGGACGCGGTGCAGCACTACCACCGGATGCCGCAGGACGTCAGGATCATGAAGGAGCTGGGCCTGGATTCCTACCGGTTCTCCACCAGCTGGTCACGCGTCCGTCCCGGTGGCCGCGCTGCGAACGCAGAAGGCCTGGACTTCTACTCGCGTTTGGTGGATGAATTGCTCGACGCCGGCATCCTCCCTTGGTTGACCCTTTACCACTGGGACCTGCCGCAGGCGCTGGAGGAGAAGGGCGGCTGGGCCAACCGCGACACCGCCTACCGCTTCGTGGACTACGCGAACGACGTCTATTCGGCACTGGGAGACAGGGTTCAGCACTGGACCACGTTCAACGAACCCTTCTGCTCGTCACTCCTTGGCTACGCGGCCGGCGTGCATGCTCCGGGCCGTCAGGAACCGGAAGCTGCCGTCGCGGCAATCCATCACCAGCACCTCGCCCACGGCCTGGTGGTCAATGAGCTCCGGAGCCGCGGCGCCCAACAGCTGGGGATCACACTCAACCTGAGCAACTCCATCCCACGGGATCCTTCCGATCCTGTGGACCTTGACGCCGCCCGCCGGTTTGATTCGCTGCAGAACCGGATCTTCCTCGATCCGATTCTCCGAGGTGTTTACCCGGAGGACACGCTCAACGACCTTGAGCAGTTCGGCATCCGGGACGTCATCAAACCTGGCGACCTGAAGATCATCGGTGCTCCCATCGACTTTCTGGGCGTCAACCACTACCACGATGACCTCATCAGTGGTCACCCCACTGATGAACACGGCGACGGCCACTCGGGCGGCGCAACCCGCCCGACGTCGTCGTGCTGGATTGGTTCGGAGGACATCGCATTCCCCAGCCGCGGCCTGCCGCGCACCGCCATGAACTGGGAGGTCAACCCGGACGGGCTGCGGAAGCTCCTGGTGCGTCTTGGCGAGGAATACCCCACGCTGCCACCGCTGTACATCACCGAAAACGGTGCCGCTTACCACGATGTGGTCAGTCCTGACGGGGCGGTCCATGACGCCGAGCGGACCCAGTTCGTGCTGGATCACATCACGGCCGTGGGCGAGGCGCTGGACCAGGGCGCCGATGTGCGCGGCTACTTTGTGTGGTCCCTCCTGGACAACTTTGAGTGGTCCTGGGGCTATGGCAAGCGCTTCGGGGTGGTTCGCGTGGACTACGACACCTTTGAGCGCACGGTCAAGGACAGCGGACTGGCATATTCGAGGGTTATCGCCTCGGCCAAGGCATCGGCCGACGCCACTGTGAACGCCTAA
- a CDS encoding helix-turn-helix transcriptional regulator, whose translation MPIIVDIDVMLAKRKMPVGVLAEKVGITPANLAVLKNGRAKAVRFTTLEALCEVLECQPGDLLRWESEDRWDTGDPSVDEPHPTVPWSQQTPQES comes from the coding sequence ATGCCGATCATCGTGGACATTGACGTCATGCTCGCCAAGCGCAAAATGCCCGTAGGAGTGCTCGCCGAGAAGGTAGGCATCACCCCGGCCAACTTGGCCGTGCTAAAGAACGGCCGTGCGAAGGCGGTGCGTTTTACTACGCTCGAAGCGCTGTGTGAGGTGCTGGAGTGCCAGCCAGGGGACCTGCTGCGGTGGGAGTCTGAAGATCGCTGGGATACCGGAGACCCATCTGTCGACGAGCCTCATCCAACAGTTCCATGGTCCCAACAGACTCCTCAGGAGTCATGA
- a CDS encoding LacI family DNA-binding transcriptional regulator, which produces MTQDTSGPRPVPTLEMVAALAGVSRATVSRVVNDSPSVDPELAQSVRKAILALDYTPNRAARSLAKRRANAVTLIVPESTSKVFADPFFASVVQGIALYLTDTEYTLNMVISSESKPEKTRSFLLGGNVDGVLVVSHHSGDNSWTHLSGSLPMVFAGRPLVGGKESYYVDVANEQAAYEVTRLLTESGRKNVATIAGPQDMPPGLDRLAGWRTAVREAGLGEGLVEEGDFTLASGAKAMHRLLDRGVPVDAVFAANDQMAAGAYTAIQGRGLRIPEDIAVVGFDDDSFATSVTPALTTVHHPIVELGKKMAETLVNLIEGKPAERVNRMPTSIVIRDSV; this is translated from the coding sequence ATGACGCAGGACACCAGCGGCCCCCGGCCGGTACCCACCCTTGAAATGGTGGCTGCCTTGGCCGGGGTCTCGCGGGCCACCGTGTCCCGGGTGGTCAACGACAGCCCCAGTGTGGACCCGGAGTTGGCGCAGTCGGTAAGGAAAGCCATCCTCGCATTGGACTACACGCCAAACCGTGCTGCTCGTTCGCTCGCCAAGCGCCGGGCTAATGCGGTCACACTGATCGTTCCGGAGTCGACGTCCAAGGTCTTCGCAGACCCATTCTTCGCCTCGGTAGTGCAGGGCATCGCCTTGTATCTCACCGATACCGAGTACACGCTGAACATGGTGATCTCCTCGGAGTCGAAACCGGAGAAGACCCGCAGCTTCCTGCTTGGGGGCAACGTGGACGGGGTTCTGGTGGTGTCGCACCACAGTGGCGATAACTCCTGGACGCACCTCTCGGGGTCCTTGCCCATGGTGTTTGCGGGGCGGCCCTTGGTAGGTGGCAAGGAGAGCTACTACGTTGACGTGGCCAACGAGCAAGCGGCTTATGAGGTCACGCGTCTACTGACCGAGAGCGGCCGAAAAAACGTTGCAACCATTGCCGGCCCCCAAGACATGCCTCCCGGGCTGGACCGCCTTGCTGGGTGGAGGACGGCCGTACGGGAGGCAGGCCTGGGGGAAGGCTTGGTGGAGGAGGGCGACTTCACTTTGGCCTCGGGCGCCAAAGCCATGCATCGATTGTTGGACCGCGGCGTGCCTGTTGACGCCGTTTTTGCAGCGAACGACCAGATGGCTGCCGGCGCCTACACCGCCATTCAAGGGCGCGGTTTGCGCATCCCGGAGGACATCGCCGTGGTGGGTTTTGACGACGATTCCTTCGCTACCTCCGTAACCCCAGCTCTCACCACCGTGCATCACCCGATTGTTGAACTCGGCAAGAAAATGGCCGAAACCCTGGTGAACCTGATCGAGGGCAAACCGGCAGAACGCGTGAACAGAATGCCTACCTCGATCGTGATCCGCGATTCCGTATAG
- a CDS encoding sugar ABC transporter permease, whose product MTTTLNRPAAGRAAATKPKPTFRQRLNVFDMKASPYFYIAPFFILFALVGLFPLGYTFFVSLFDWHLLKGQGEFVGFQNFAEVLQDRFFWNSLFNTVSIFLISTIPQLTMATIIAAVLDQNLRAKTFWRMSILLPYVVTPVAVAMIFTNMFGEQYGLINNILASFGIDPVMWKNDTLPSHIAIATMVNWRWTGYNALILLAAMQSVPRDIYESAAIDGAGSVRRFFSITLPSIRPTMVFVIVTATIGGLQIFTEPRLFDPVAAGGTARQFQTTVLYLWEMAFQRQNFGKASTIAWLLFLIILLFGIVNWLISRRIATNGDDRGAASRRRRKRSSVAKAKAHDAGLAAQAVTAEPVTAPESTPRSGQ is encoded by the coding sequence ATGACCACCACCCTGAATCGCCCGGCAGCCGGCAGAGCGGCCGCCACCAAACCGAAACCGACGTTCCGCCAACGCCTGAATGTCTTCGACATGAAGGCATCCCCGTACTTCTATATCGCACCGTTTTTCATCCTGTTCGCCCTGGTGGGGCTCTTTCCCCTGGGCTACACGTTCTTCGTTTCCCTCTTCGACTGGCACCTGCTCAAAGGCCAGGGAGAGTTTGTGGGATTCCAGAACTTCGCAGAGGTTCTTCAGGACAGGTTCTTTTGGAACTCCCTGTTCAACACCGTCAGTATCTTCCTGATCTCCACCATTCCCCAGCTGACCATGGCAACCATTATTGCCGCGGTGCTGGACCAAAACCTCCGCGCCAAGACGTTCTGGCGCATGAGCATCCTGCTTCCCTACGTCGTGACTCCCGTGGCTGTTGCCATGATCTTCACCAACATGTTTGGCGAGCAGTACGGGCTGATCAACAACATCCTGGCCAGCTTCGGCATTGACCCCGTTATGTGGAAGAACGACACCCTTCCCAGCCACATCGCCATTGCCACCATGGTGAATTGGCGCTGGACAGGCTACAACGCGCTGATTCTCCTGGCTGCCATGCAGTCGGTGCCGCGCGACATCTACGAGTCTGCAGCGATCGATGGCGCCGGTTCGGTCCGGCGCTTTTTCAGCATCACGCTGCCGAGCATCCGGCCCACCATGGTGTTCGTCATTGTCACTGCGACCATTGGCGGGTTGCAGATCTTCACGGAGCCCCGGCTGTTCGATCCGGTGGCGGCGGGGGGAACGGCACGACAGTTCCAGACCACCGTGCTGTACCTGTGGGAGATGGCCTTCCAGCGGCAGAACTTCGGCAAAGCCTCCACCATCGCCTGGCTCCTGTTCCTGATCATCCTGCTCTTCGGCATCGTGAACTGGCTAATCTCACGCCGCATCGCCACCAACGGCGACGATCGCGGAGCAGCCAGCCGCCGCCGTCGTAAGCGCTCTTCCGTGGCGAAAGCAAAAGCGCACGACGCCGGCCTCGCCGCCCAGGCGGTAACGGCAGAACCGGTAACGGCACCAGAATCAACCCCGAGGAGCGGGCAATGA
- a CDS encoding carbohydrate ABC transporter permease codes for MTLTQNRPQAPAPQRTSRSLTARKALFGNGRRPGFLTYGLLLAFFLASAYPLWWSVIIGSRSNEALGETWPPLFPGGNFWTNVGEVFDTVPFWLALGNSVLISGIITISVVGFSTLAGYAFAKLRFRGRNWLMVAVIATMAIPTQLGIIPLFMLMRTLGWTGEIGAVVIPTLVTAFGVFFMRQYLVDVIPDELIESARMDGASMISTFWHVALPAARPAMAILGLFTFMTAWTDFLWPLLVLDAGNPTLQTALSQLQSARYVDYSIVLAGAVMATLPLLALFVVAGRQLISGIMQGAVKG; via the coding sequence ATGACCCTCACGCAAAACCGACCACAAGCGCCGGCTCCGCAGCGAACCTCCCGGTCCCTGACCGCCAGGAAAGCACTCTTTGGCAACGGCCGCCGGCCCGGGTTCCTCACCTACGGGTTGTTGCTCGCCTTTTTCCTGGCATCGGCCTACCCGCTCTGGTGGTCCGTGATCATCGGCAGCCGCTCCAACGAGGCCCTCGGGGAGACGTGGCCGCCGTTGTTCCCGGGCGGCAATTTCTGGACCAACGTCGGGGAGGTGTTCGACACCGTCCCGTTCTGGCTTGCGCTGGGCAACAGCGTGCTGATCTCGGGCATCATCACCATTTCCGTGGTGGGATTCTCCACCTTGGCCGGATATGCGTTTGCCAAGCTGCGCTTCCGCGGCCGCAACTGGCTGATGGTAGCGGTGATCGCCACTATGGCCATCCCCACGCAGCTCGGCATCATCCCCTTGTTCATGCTGATGCGCACGCTGGGCTGGACCGGTGAGATCGGCGCCGTCGTGATCCCTACGCTGGTCACGGCGTTCGGTGTCTTCTTCATGCGGCAGTATCTGGTGGACGTGATCCCGGACGAGCTGATCGAGTCGGCGCGCATGGACGGCGCGTCCATGATCTCAACGTTCTGGCATGTGGCACTCCCGGCCGCGCGCCCGGCCATGGCCATCCTGGGCCTGTTCACGTTCATGACGGCGTGGACTGATTTCCTGTGGCCTTTGCTGGTGCTCGACGCCGGCAATCCCACCTTGCAGACGGCGCTCAGCCAACTGCAGTCGGCCCGGTATGTGGATTACTCCATAGTCCTGGCCGGCGCCGTCATGGCAACACTTCCGCTGCTGGCCCTCTTCGTCGTGGCGGGACGACAACTCATATCCGGAATTATGCAAGGAGCAGTGAAGGGCTAA